The following coding sequences lie in one Gemmatimonadaceae bacterium genomic window:
- a CDS encoding GAF domain-containing protein, with protein sequence MNANYEGLAGAEPASAEENTGPEVERLRSRIADLQRERDHLVAVVDILQEISSSLNFVDILQTIARKLGEAFGLDRCAIFLSGNKDEVRLVASYEDPTIRNLVVDLRRYPELQRAFESGETVFIPDASTDPMLRAIKPTLDTRNVRSIIVVPIQWQGSVIGAIFLRTERDAQPFSDADVHFCQVVASLTAKALRNAHRFEAALRAQQDTSHSHRAAEVRRVALLTFLRRLLDRHSTAEAAGFADVGMSRATDEELDRLVSVAMQVLDEEAKG encoded by the coding sequence ATGAACGCCAATTACGAAGGCCTGGCCGGCGCCGAGCCGGCCTCAGCGGAAGAGAACACAGGACCGGAGGTCGAGCGGCTCCGAAGCCGCATCGCCGACCTGCAGCGCGAACGCGACCATCTCGTGGCGGTGGTGGACATTCTGCAGGAGATCTCCTCGTCGCTCAACTTCGTGGACATCCTGCAGACCATCGCGCGCAAACTCGGCGAGGCGTTCGGGCTGGACCGCTGCGCGATCTTCCTGTCGGGGAACAAGGACGAAGTGCGCCTCGTGGCGAGCTACGAGGATCCCACGATCCGCAATCTGGTGGTGGACCTCCGGCGCTATCCGGAGCTGCAGCGGGCCTTCGAATCGGGGGAGACGGTATTCATTCCGGACGCCAGCACGGACCCGATGCTGCGCGCCATCAAGCCGACGCTCGACACGCGCAACGTGCGATCGATCATCGTCGTGCCCATCCAGTGGCAGGGCTCGGTGATCGGGGCGATTTTTCTGCGCACCGAGCGCGACGCGCAACCGTTCAGCGACGCCGACGTGCATTTCTGCCAGGTGGTGGCGTCGCTCACCGCCAAGGCCCTGCGCAACGCGCACCGGTTCGAGGCGGCCCTGCGCGCGCAGCAGGACACGTCGCATTCGCACCGGGCCGCCGAGGTGCGACGGGTGGCGCTGCTCACGTTCCTCCGCCGGCTGCTCGACCGGCACTCCACCGCGGAAGCCGCGGGCTTCGCCGATGTCGGCATGTCGCGGGCCACGGACGAGGAACTGGACCGCCTGGTGTCGGTGGCGATGCAGGTGCTGGACGAGGAAGCAAAGGGGTGA
- the ligA gene encoding NAD-dependent DNA ligase LigA — protein sequence MSPPPAGAAARAAALREQLERANYEYHVLDRPTISDREYDQRFRELQALEGEFPELRTSDSPTQRVGAEPQTLFRKHTHLVPMISLGNAFTEGELAAWEERLVRLVAGDARRVGFACELKIDGAAVSLTYRDGVLETGATRGNGTVGEDVTANLRTVHDIPLRLRGQDHPPLVEVRGEVYMPFSGFERMNEERVRAGEPVFANPRNSAAGALRQLDPSVTARRPLRFFGYSAALPDGAVPPVAAQWDLLNLLEAWGFPVAPRRQRCATIDDVHTWARHVEHQVRAELDFAIDGGVVKVDSLALQQELGVIGGREPRWAIARKFAPDIAETRLLRIGVNVGRTGSLNPYAELEAVEIGGTTVRMATLHNFDLIREKDLRVGDVVQVKRAGDVIPQVIGPIPERRDADHPPVPYAPPTRCPACGTAVERDEEEVAIYCPNVGCAGRRLEGLVHFASRSAMDIRGLSYARLEQMVGAGLIRDAADLYTVTADQLQGLERFAEKSAEGLVAAIAASRAQPLSRLLFALGIRHVGAGAAELLARHFGSLDALRRAALRPDGPEEVVAVRGIGRTIADAVAAYFKDPAAVALLDKLRAAGVNEAEPMVGPTGSALAGQTFVITGTLPTLSRNQATALIEASGGRVTDSVSKKTTALVAGEEAGGKLEKARALGVNIIDEAELLRRVGP from the coding sequence GTGAGTCCCCCCCCGGCGGGTGCCGCAGCCCGCGCTGCGGCCCTCCGCGAGCAACTCGAGCGTGCCAACTACGAGTACCACGTGCTGGATCGGCCCACGATCAGTGATCGTGAATACGACCAGCGGTTTCGCGAGTTGCAGGCGCTCGAAGGTGAGTTCCCGGAGCTGCGTACGTCCGACTCCCCCACGCAGCGCGTGGGGGCCGAGCCGCAGACCCTGTTCCGCAAGCACACGCATCTCGTCCCCATGATCTCGCTGGGCAACGCGTTCACGGAAGGCGAACTCGCGGCGTGGGAGGAGCGGCTGGTGCGCCTGGTGGCCGGCGACGCGCGCCGCGTCGGCTTCGCCTGTGAACTCAAGATCGACGGCGCGGCGGTGTCGCTCACCTACCGCGACGGCGTCCTCGAGACCGGCGCCACGCGTGGCAACGGGACGGTGGGCGAGGACGTGACGGCCAACCTCCGCACGGTGCACGATATCCCGCTGCGCCTGCGCGGCCAGGACCATCCACCATTGGTCGAAGTGCGTGGCGAGGTATACATGCCCTTCAGCGGGTTCGAGCGGATGAACGAGGAGCGCGTCCGGGCCGGCGAGCCGGTGTTCGCCAACCCGCGGAATTCGGCGGCCGGGGCGCTGCGGCAGCTCGACCCGTCGGTCACGGCCCGGCGCCCCCTGCGTTTCTTCGGCTACTCGGCGGCGCTCCCCGACGGCGCGGTGCCCCCGGTGGCCGCACAGTGGGACCTGCTCAACCTGCTGGAGGCATGGGGGTTCCCGGTGGCGCCGCGGCGGCAGCGGTGCGCCACGATCGACGACGTGCACACCTGGGCCCGCCACGTGGAGCACCAGGTGCGCGCCGAACTCGACTTCGCCATCGACGGGGGGGTGGTGAAGGTCGATTCCTTGGCCCTCCAGCAAGAGCTGGGCGTGATCGGCGGCCGAGAGCCGCGGTGGGCGATCGCGCGCAAGTTCGCCCCCGACATCGCGGAGACGCGGCTGCTGCGCATCGGCGTGAACGTCGGACGAACCGGCTCGCTCAATCCCTACGCCGAGCTCGAGGCGGTGGAAATCGGAGGCACCACGGTGCGCATGGCCACGCTGCACAACTTCGATCTCATCCGCGAGAAGGATCTCCGCGTGGGCGACGTGGTGCAGGTGAAGCGGGCGGGCGACGTGATTCCGCAGGTGATCGGGCCGATTCCAGAACGGCGCGACGCCGACCACCCGCCGGTGCCGTACGCGCCGCCCACGCGCTGCCCGGCATGCGGTACCGCCGTGGAGCGAGACGAGGAGGAGGTGGCGATCTACTGCCCCAACGTGGGGTGTGCGGGGCGCCGGCTCGAAGGGTTGGTGCACTTCGCGTCGCGGTCCGCGATGGACATTCGCGGGCTGTCGTACGCGCGGCTGGAGCAGATGGTGGGTGCCGGGCTGATCCGCGACGCGGCCGATCTCTACACGGTGACCGCCGACCAACTGCAGGGGCTGGAGCGGTTCGCGGAGAAGAGCGCCGAAGGGCTGGTGGCGGCCATCGCGGCATCGCGGGCCCAGCCGTTGTCGCGGCTGCTGTTCGCGCTGGGCATCCGGCACGTGGGCGCCGGCGCAGCCGAGTTGCTCGCCCGCCACTTCGGGTCGCTCGACGCGTTGCGCCGGGCGGCCTTGCGCCCCGATGGGCCCGAGGAGGTTGTGGCGGTGCGCGGGATCGGTCGCACGATCGCCGACGCGGTGGCGGCGTACTTCAAGGATCCGGCGGCCGTGGCGCTACTCGACAAACTGCGCGCGGCGGGTGTGAACGAAGCCGAACCCATGGTGGGGCCGACGGGAAGTGCCCTGGCGGGGCAGACGTTCGTCATCACAGGCACCCTTCCCACGCTCTCACGCAACCAGGCGACGGCACTGATCGAGGCCAGCGGGGGCCGGGTCACCGACAGTGTATCGAAAAAGACGACGGCCCTCGTGGCCGGTGAGGAAGCCGGGGGTAAGCTCGAGAAGGCGCGTGCCCTGGGTGTGAACATCATCGACGAAGCGGAGCTGTTGCGACGCGTCGGACCGTAA
- a CDS encoding 4-vinyl reductase gives MTESIELADSGMIALTRDALCALRAALFRDLGENAAGYLQEAGYAGGGALFTAFGAWAERRGYGAPEDIAADDFQRYATEFFGDLGWGSIGLSTLHGAVATLDSRDWGEADPNSAMEFPGCHLTTGMFADFFGRLAGTPMAVMEVECRSMGAPRCRFLLGNAEALHQVYEEMNRGVAYDDAVAAVA, from the coding sequence ATGACCGAATCGATCGAGCTGGCCGACAGCGGCATGATCGCGCTCACGCGTGATGCGCTGTGCGCACTGCGCGCTGCGCTGTTCCGCGACCTGGGCGAGAATGCGGCGGGCTACCTGCAGGAAGCGGGGTACGCCGGAGGCGGCGCCCTGTTCACCGCGTTCGGCGCCTGGGCCGAGCGGCGCGGGTATGGGGCGCCGGAAGACATCGCGGCCGACGATTTCCAACGCTACGCGACCGAGTTCTTCGGCGACCTGGGATGGGGCTCGATCGGGCTCAGCACGCTGCACGGCGCCGTCGCCACACTCGACTCCCGAGACTGGGGCGAGGCCGACCCGAATTCGGCGATGGAGTTCCCGGGCTGCCACCTGACGACGGGCATGTTCGCCGATTTTTTCGGCCGGCTGGCCGGCACGCCGATGGCCGTGATGGAGGTGGAGTGCCGCTCGATGGGGGCGCCCCGCTGCCGGTTCCTGCTCGGCAACGCCGAGGCGTTGCACCAGGTGTACGAAGAGATGAACCGCGGCGTCGCGTACGATGACGCAGTGGCGGCGGTGGCCTAG
- a CDS encoding phosphoribosyltransferase family protein, whose product MTPRRTTVEPSQGVFNVEWPLFGELSRSLALKVARGYHPDVVVGIATAGVVPGAVIAAILDVEFHSILVSRRYRAEHVRQTPTVFGQAPHEVRGRRVLLVDETCDSGETMRLAVSAVVNAGAAEVRTAVAFKTGEYAPDYHAIATQSTVILPWDREVLVHDELVPNPRYAEALEELP is encoded by the coding sequence ATGACACCGCGCCGTACGACGGTCGAACCCAGCCAGGGCGTCTTCAACGTCGAATGGCCGCTGTTCGGGGAACTGTCCCGCAGCCTGGCCCTCAAGGTCGCCCGGGGTTACCACCCCGACGTCGTCGTTGGCATCGCCACGGCCGGCGTTGTGCCGGGCGCCGTGATCGCCGCCATCCTGGACGTGGAGTTCCACTCCATCCTGGTCAGCCGCCGCTACCGCGCCGAGCACGTGCGCCAGACCCCGACCGTATTCGGCCAGGCTCCCCACGAGGTCCGCGGCCGCCGCGTGCTTCTGGTGGACGAGACCTGCGATTCCGGGGAGACCATGCGATTGGCCGTCTCGGCGGTGGTCAATGCGGGCGCCGCGGAGGTCCGGACCGCCGTGGCCTTCAAGACCGGCGAGTATGCGCCGGATTACCACGCCATCGCCACCCAGAGCACGGTCATCCTCCCGTGGGACCGGGAGGTGCTGGTGCATGACGAACTGGTACCGAATCCGCGTTATGCCGAGGCGCTCGAAGAGCTGCCCTAG
- a CDS encoding tetratricopeptide repeat protein produces MSWWSRLLGGESKSDLKPQRLDYLNEALALERQGDYDAALTSYRLALRDHPNDPKILQNMAIAYSRTSRLEDAIRCYRRALELAPNLAGAHYGLAFLLLKRDDRAGAIEHLDAFLTKAPPSDDTDRWIEHARQALTELRSRPEASPSTPEDGP; encoded by the coding sequence ATGTCCTGGTGGAGCCGCCTACTCGGCGGCGAGTCGAAATCCGACCTGAAACCGCAGCGCCTCGATTATTTGAATGAAGCGCTGGCGCTGGAGCGTCAGGGGGACTACGACGCCGCATTGACGTCGTACCGGCTCGCGTTGCGCGATCATCCGAACGACCCGAAGATTCTCCAAAACATGGCGATCGCGTACTCGCGCACCTCGCGGCTCGAGGACGCCATTCGCTGCTATCGCCGGGCGCTGGAGCTGGCGCCCAATCTGGCCGGTGCCCATTACGGGCTGGCATTCCTGCTGCTCAAGCGGGACGACCGGGCCGGCGCGATCGAGCACCTCGATGCCTTCCTGACCAAGGCGCCGCCGAGTGACGACACCGATCGTTGGATCGAGCACGCCCGCCAGGCACTGACCGAACTACGATCGAGACCGGAGGCTTCTCCCTCCACACCAGAAGACGGGCCCTAG
- a CDS encoding ParA family protein — MKHILAVVSQKGGVGKTTTAINVAAALARRGVKTLLVDMDPQGSVRFGVGLQGPYAGPGIADYLTGTKGLADIVRGTALPFLRVLLAGSVADSGDHVAYQALVSDSTRLGELLGRVRDRGYLVVVDTPPGLGPVVQRVLGVADRVLVPLQCEPLALQTTSQMLKGIRTAVGEHANLKLEGIVLTMFEEQNALSQRIAEYVRRQLPADLVFDVIIPRTAATVEAFAAGQPVVVRTPDDPASVAYGALADVLRARLVP, encoded by the coding sequence GTGAAGCACATTCTGGCCGTGGTCAGTCAGAAGGGTGGCGTGGGCAAGACGACGACCGCCATCAACGTGGCGGCGGCGCTGGCCCGCCGAGGGGTGAAGACCCTCTTGGTGGACATGGATCCCCAAGGGTCGGTGCGGTTCGGCGTGGGGCTGCAAGGGCCGTACGCGGGGCCCGGCATCGCGGACTATCTCACCGGTACCAAGGGGCTCGCTGACATCGTGCGCGGCACCGCCCTGCCGTTCCTGCGGGTGCTGCTCGCCGGCTCGGTAGCCGACAGCGGCGATCACGTGGCATATCAGGCGTTGGTTTCCGACTCCACGCGGCTCGGTGAACTATTGGGCCGGGTGCGCGACCGCGGGTATCTGGTGGTCGTGGATACGCCGCCAGGCCTGGGGCCCGTGGTGCAACGGGTGCTCGGCGTGGCCGACCGGGTGTTGGTGCCGCTCCAGTGCGAGCCGCTGGCGCTGCAGACCACGTCGCAGATGCTCAAGGGGATTCGTACGGCGGTGGGTGAGCACGCCAACCTCAAGCTCGAAGGCATCGTGCTCACCATGTTCGAGGAACAGAACGCGCTCTCCCAGCGTATTGCGGAATATGTACGCCGCCAGCTGCCCGCCGACCTGGTGTTCGACGTGATCATCCCACGTACTGCAGCCACGGTGGAAGCGTTCGCCGCTGGCCAGCCCGTGGTGGTCCGCACGCCGGACGATCCGGCGTCGGTGGCGTACGGAGCGCTCGCCGACGTACTGCGCGCGCGGCTGGTTCCATGA